AACTGCCGAGCGGGCTCGGCGGCGAGGCGGCCGGCGTGGTCGAGGAAGTGGGCGCCGGCGTCACCGATCTCAAGCCCGGCGACCGCGTCGCCTATGGCGCCGCGCCGCTTGGTGCCTATGCCGAGGCGCGGCTGATCCCGGCCGACCGGCTGTTGAAAATCCCGGAAGGAATCGATGACAAGACGGCGGCGGCGATGATGCTGAAGGGGCTGACCGCGCAATATCTGATCCGCCAGACCTATCGCGTCAAATCCGGCGATACCATTCTGCTGCATGCCGCGGCCGGCGGCGTCGGCCTGATCCTGAGCCAGTGGGCCAAGCATCTCGGCGCCACCGTGATTGGCACCGTCGGCAGCGACGAGAAGGCCAAGCTCGCGAAAGCCCACGGTTGCGCCCACACGATCGTCTACACGCGGGAAGATTTCGTCAAACGCGTCGATGAGATCACCGGCGGCAACAAGGTACCTGTTGTCTATGACTCTGTCGGCAAGGACACGTTCCTGAAATCGCTGGATTGCCTGGCGCCACTCGGCGTCGCCGCATTGTTCGGCCAGTCCTCCGGCAGCGTCGATCCGCTCAACCTCGGCCTCCTGGCGCAGAAGGGATCGCTCTACGTCACCCGCCCGACGCTCAATACTTACGCCGCCAAGCGCGCCAACCTGGTCGCGATGGCAAACGAGCTGTTCGAGGTGGTGAAATCAGGCGCGGTCAAGATCGAGGTGCACCAGACCTACCCGCTCAAGGACGCGGCCAAGGCGCATGCCGATCTCGCCGCGCGCAAGACCACGGGCTCGACGGTTTTGACCGTGTGACGCCAAGGGGCGCGTTCCAGGCCGCCATTTTTGCGGCGGCCTGATGCATAAATGCGCTGACCGCGCGACAGCTCGCCGCTGCCAAATCGTCACGGGCGTGCTATAGAAGGCGCCAGCGATTTTTCATGACAAGGTGCGGCCGATGTCGAAGCAAGCGATGCGCGAGGAGGCCGAGCGCCTGATCCGCGAGACGATGGAAAAGAAGGCCCTCACCATCAAGCAGGGCAACACAAGGATCGAGACCACCTGCGGCAAATGCGGCGCGCCCAATCGCCTGCAGGCCGAAAAAGGCGCCACCCGCGTCAAGTTCGCCTGCAAGCAGTGCGGCCACAAGCAAGAGACGCTTTGATCTTTACTTCGTAGTTGACCCGTCATTCCGGGACGGTCCGAAGGACCAGACCCGGAAGTTCGAGATTCCCCGATGCGCAATTGCGCATCTGAGGTTCGATGCTGCGCATCGCCCCGGAATGACCGGGACCTACTCCGCCTTCACAAACCGCGCAAAAGCCTCCGCATAGTCCGGATGCCAGCGCGACAGCGCGGGGCGGTTTTCGATGATGTCGCCGGCGGCCCACGCCATGCGCCGCTCGTCGAGTTGCCGCGGCACGTCGTTGTCGGGACAGAGAATGTAGAAATCGCCGGCGTCGATGCGTTCGACCATGAAGTCGATGGTCTGCTCCGGCGTCCAGGCGCCGGGCGGTTTCTCGCTGCGGCCGCGCGCGGTGAGCCCGGTGAAGACGTGACCGGGGATCATCAGGTGCGCGCTGATGCGGCAACCTGGTTTGTTGCGCAATTCGTGCTGCAGCGCCTCGGTGAGCGCCTTCACGCCGGCCTTGGAGACGTTGTAGGCGGGATTGCCGGGCGGCGTCGTGATGCCCTGCTTGGAGCCGGTGTTGATGATCAGCCCGGTGCGGCCTCGCTCGATCATCTGCGGCGCAAAG
The Bradyrhizobium sp. KBS0727 genome window above contains:
- a CDS encoding SDR family oxidoreductase, producing MPHPAMSPNNVAVITGGASGIGLAAAMRFAGSGMKVCIADIGAERLAEAGAKLASVAKGGAADIMTSAVDVSRFEDVTGLETAVRKKFGGTDILMNNAGIGPDSTSFGPLENWQRILNVNLWGVIHGTQAFAPQMIERGRTGLIINTGSKQGITTPPGNPAYNVSKAGVKALTEALQHELRNKPGCRISAHLMIPGHVFTGLTARGRSEKPPGAWTPEQTIDFMVERIDAGDFYILCPDNDVPRQLDERRMAWAAGDIIENRPALSRWHPDYAEAFARFVKAE
- a CDS encoding quinone oxidoreductase, producing MTHAIRYHRTGGPDVLVWEEVQVGKPGPGEARIRHTAVGLNFVDIYNRSGVYPVQLPSGLGGEAAGVVEEVGAGVTDLKPGDRVAYGAAPLGAYAEARLIPADRLLKIPEGIDDKTAAAMMLKGLTAQYLIRQTYRVKSGDTILLHAAAGGVGLILSQWAKHLGATVIGTVGSDEKAKLAKAHGCAHTIVYTREDFVKRVDEITGGNKVPVVYDSVGKDTFLKSLDCLAPLGVAALFGQSSGSVDPLNLGLLAQKGSLYVTRPTLNTYAAKRANLVAMANELFEVVKSGAVKIEVHQTYPLKDAAKAHADLAARKTTGSTVLTV